In Panicum virgatum strain AP13 chromosome 5K, P.virgatum_v5, whole genome shotgun sequence, the genomic window AGCGCAAGGAcgtgctgccgccgcagccAAGTGCAGGTGGGCGGGGACAAGCGCAAGGACGGCGACGAACGCATGCTTTGTTGTTGATTTTGTTCGTTTAATTTGTGGATCTTTGTGATGTGAATCAATCAATTTTAGATCTTGTGTTTTCTTACTTGTGTGTTGTATGAAATACTAATGTATGATGTGTTATGAATTAGATCTTGATTTTGAGATTGTGTTATGAATCAGATCTTGATTTTGATATTGCAGTTTTGGATAAATCTTTGGATTTGGAGAACCAGCTTGCAAACGCGAAAGCAGGAGCTGGGGATCCgatttttttttattcgtgaaaaatggcatttgtcccggttgaatAGCTGCCGGGACAAAAGAATATCTATATTTGTCCCGGATAAACAATCCCGGGTGGAAAACCGGGATAAAAGATAGTTGGTAACCGGGATAAAATAGcgattctgtagtagtgcgCCCTGCACTTCTGCAGTAGTGGCTTGCTTCTTAGACGccataagagcaactccaacaaatTGATCTTTCATTTTTCCCTTTCTCACCATATAGGGAAATCCTTTTTCTCAATTTCAATATATATGGAAGAAgtgctccagcagattgattttttcCACTTTCTATATGAAAATGGAGATGTAATATCTCCCCTTTCTATTAGGGTTTACTTCTTTTTATATATACTTTTTGTAAACCGTCGTTCGGGATAAGAGAGAAATTATTGTAAATTCCCGGCATTCTGTAACTGCACTCGATATAGTGAAgatttgctggctggcgcccgtggtttttcccTTCCGCCTTGGgagggttttccacgttaaatctcGTGTCCTCTGTGATTGATGTACTATTTTGCATCGTTTATTTACCGTCATTTGTGTAACAACTTGGAGGAAATTAAAAGACAAGTAGCTATTTTTCATATTTTACAAATCGACTTCCTTGCTGATGCATTCACATAATCTCATCGTAGTTCAAGTACTACTCTTGAAATCAATAAGTACGTAGATCTGTAGTTATGCGATACAATCTCTATATATATTGCTAAAAAGTACAATTGGGATATAATTTTTTGGTGCCTCACCGGCTTCACTAGCTACCTCCTACGTTTTCAGCTTCTtatccctccgtttcaaattataattcgtttgacttttttaccTAAATTTGATCACTCATCTTATTCAGAATCTGGTTCAAATTTGGAGTTTCCTCTCTATCAGTTTTTTTCTCTGAATTCCCAATGATGATTCGTGTTATAACTTTATGTTTGATGATTTGCAACTTGGATTATCGAAAGAATGCTTCATAATGACAATACATTAGCAATCCTAGGATACAATATCTTACAAATTGATTCAGTCATGTGACTAGGGACAAAAATTCAGAGATGGTTGTAAAAGTTCAGAGCAGAGTAGAAAAGATCGATGTGTAAGAAACTTCATTGACATGTGATTTCTCTGCAACTTCATTGATTTCAGTGATCTAAAAAAAACTTCATTGATTTCAGGTCCACCATTTGTCTCCATATTAGAAAAAGATACATGGTTGATTGATGCCTTGCACATGCACTTTTTGGTCCAATGGAGATCAATGTCAGAACAACAGTGAGGTCCTCATTTAGGTGGAAGATTAATATTTATGCAGCATTTTATAAAGCCGGCATTAACATTGTTGACTGTTTAGGATTGTGCCTGCTTTAACATTCCCTAAAAGTAACAATGTTAATGCCAGGATCAATATGCCTGATTTAACTTGGTTTCTGCATGACTGATGCCCGGATCAATATGCTACTTTTAGGATTCCTTCCTTGGGAGATGGCACCGTTTTGAATAAATGTGACCCATCCCCATGGCAACTCGATTTTTGAATGAAACTTTCCATAACCTTTCTGCCCTAGCATTTCATAATACTTCCGTCCTTTTAGTTACTGTCTCTAATCTCTATAACCTCTGATGAATCAGCTTACAATCCCTTTGGATGCCCAGCATCTAAATTTTAGAATGATAGCGTGTGAAATTAGATGGCTCCTGATAATGCTAGAATTTTGGGCTGAGATGAATGCCAGCTAACCGAACATTCAGGTAACCTTATATTTCTAACATACATTTTTTAGCATTTAGTGGTTCAGCTTTCCATACCAGAAAATAACATATCTATCGATTATAAATTCTGGGTTTTTAATTCTGGTAAAAAAATATCGGACCCCACCGATAAAACCGAAATATCAGGaatttcagaattttttatcttgtttatttgtttgatttattttttaatggaaaaaatttaaaattcaatttCGTCCGGTAAATAAAGTTTCGGACCCCACCGATAAAACCGAAATATCAGGTATGTCGCAAAATTTCAACCGATATTTTTAACCCTTTCTGAAGTCCCATTTGTTTGAGCTTCTGGGCACTTTTGGATCCTTGATTTTCGAGATCTCCAAAGGTCAAATGCTCTTGAAAGCCAGAAGTTGCCATGGGCTTTCCGACTTAAGTGTATGCTATTGGTATATGTCATTATAAATATTCCATATAATAAAAGTTAAACACTCAAAGTCTGTAACAACACATAGGCATCGATCTAGTTTTAATTAAAGAGTCATTTTCGGACAGTAGTATATGGTAGTATTGTGCACCTTAAAAAACTCTAATTAAAACCGTTAGCCTAGCTTCCATACCTGACCCCCATGCAGGCTGAAGCTCTTGAGCCTGCCATAGAACATGACTACCATGAGCGCGAGCTTCCCTTCCCTGCTCCACTTGCCGGACAAGCTGATCCACGCGTCCCTGCAGCTGCCGTTGGGCTTCACTTGCCCAGCGCAGCTGTACCCGGTGCTGAACCCCACGTTGCCATAGGCACTGCGTCATTTCACATACGGTGGTTCGATTATTGATCCCAACACTTTGGAACACGCATTAATTTGACGCGACAATAATAATTAAGTACCTGATGACCTCGACGACGATGTTGAGGACGCTGAAGTTGATAGGGTCGTCGGCGATCTGCCGCCGCTCGGTGATGCAGATGACGACGATGAAGATGGCGAGGCACGAGAGCGGCGACATGAGCAGCTTCTGCTGCCACACGCTTCTGCTGCTGGTGGTCTTGCTTTTCTCCTCCCTTTTTTGCTCGTGGTGATCTTCCACTGCCACCGGCAAAAATGTGGTGTAAGGGGGTAGATACCTGCAGAAGAATCCAGCATGAGcatttatatattatatataaatCGACTCAAATAAATTttccatgtgtgtgtgtgtgtgtaaatCGACGTGCTCTATGTGTGTGTACGTACTTACATCATAACAACATAGAGCACGACGACGGCGGACGACACGGCGCCGAGGTCGACGACCATCTCGCCGGAGTGCCGCGAGTTGACCGACATGAACAGCGCCGCCACGAGCTTCTGGAACGCGCCGAGCCCCCGCAGCCCGTCGGAGCCCCACTCCATGGCGCAGAAGAGCACCAGCTGCACCGCCAGGAACGCCGCCACCGTGAGCGCCAGGAACCGCGTGCGCGCGCCCGGCAGCAGGTGGCCGTACCCAATGGCGGAAGCGACGGCGGCCGGTCCTCCGCTCACCAGCAGCTCGCCGAGTTCTGGCCTCCCTGTGACCCTCTCGAGCGCTCTGATGGATAGCCTGAGGAAGACGGGGAAGAGCGTGTTCCCGAGGAGGACGTGCGGCATGACGAGGAGGAGCATGCCCGGGAAGGACTTGAAGGACACCATCCCCTCGTTCGTTGGCACGAAGCCGCAGTTGGCGAACGTCGAGACGACGGTGAAGATGGAGAAGGTGCTCGGGTTGATCTTCTTGCCGATGAGCACCTCCctcgcgccggcgacggcgcaaAGGTAGACTAGCACGAGCGTGTAGCCGGCGAGGTGCACCACCACGAGGTAGCCCAGCACGATGAACATTAGCAACCTGGCAATGGATGTGAAGTCACGTTGGTTCTTGATGAACCCTGTCTCCATTTGATCTAGTGTGACGGCAGCTGGGGGAGCTCCCATGGGAGCGAGCTCTAAGctagtcgccggcggcggcccattGATGACCTCGTGATCATGAGATTGTTCTTCTCTCTTCTTGAGCTTGAGCTTGGTGTAGGTGAAGTGGAGGCCAAGCATGCTCGTGAACACCTCGCCGCCGAGGAGCATCAGTAGGGTCATGAGAAGGAGCTGGGAGTTGGAGAAGGATTCCATCTCGACGGCGACCATGCTCGACACTGTAGTCGCGGACACAGACGTGAAGATCAGGTCCAGGCCCGAGGGCGTTGGCACTGCGCTGGTTTTCATGGGCAGGGCTTTTAGCATCAAGAAACCGAAGAGGGAGACGAAGAGGAAGTACGAGAGTTGGATCCAGAACGGGTGCACATGAAACagcaaaaggtggtaaaaactTTTAGTCCTACTACTACTGGGGACGTGCAAAAGACCCATAGTTTCAATGGAGCTAGCAGTATGGCGTTCTGAATTTGTTGTGAAGCAATCCGAATAGGCCTAGCTATTTATACACGAGAGGGTGTCTGAGGGTGTTGAGTTCGGCGTCTATTGATGATCCAATCCAACTTGAGATGTGGTGGTCTGTTGGCAGCTTGGGCTGCTTGTGCTTGTGCAAGAGAACTTACTAGAATGCTTATCATTGTTTTACTTATCATTTATTGTGCTCAATGCCatcatgcaagtgcactatggCCTCTAGAATGCATATCCTATGACGACATTTCAGGATGTCCCCAACAAATAGTAGAATCAGTTACATATTTTCTGGACACAAGAACGAAATCTAGTGCTCAAGCTTTACGTCCACGTTACCAATATCAAGTAGCAGCTACCTAAAAAAGAAGCAACCAATGATATTGGCAAATCATTGAGTGCCATATCTCTAACAAGGTTACCAGCAAGACTAAAAAATTTAGTAACTGTGCCGGAGGAGGTGAAACTCCTCTCTCGTCTCATAAAACTCTGTCTCATCTCTCTTCGTAATGACATTGTAAGTCAGCAAAATTACTGATGTGGCAATGCTATTTAATGCTCATGAAACTTCTGATGAAATTCCCATTGAGATTAGCCTTAGGCATCAAGTAGAAACATAGTAATCCTGCCAATAATGATCACCGTACCATttgttcaaaaattttacatatTATGGAATCTCATTTCTCGTCTTCTttaagtaaaaaggccatggaCCCAGCTTGAGGGGGACATACAGGAGATctatgcaagaagaaaatgttggattgatctctttcctaatagacccaacggtctattaggcccttgatttgcgccctgatcgggggcgcccaacccttaatggttggtgggcccccgctgcacagcgctAAAATAAAAAGAGGTGAAGGGGCCGGGGCACGCTTAACAAAGTTCGTCGCGCCGCCAGGACTCTAACCCAcatcctaaaccctagccgatctagaggggcgctggagcagcgggaatCCCCACCACTGCCATCGACGTTGATTCATCGGCGTCGCCGTCACCGTCGTCGACTCCAACGCCACGTCCACGACGCCTCTGCACtgctcgtcgccgcctttgagcggatctccatcaacgaacctGTGATGGCTGGGCCAAGCTCCTCTGCAGGCACCGAAGGTCCTCAATCtagcccctctctctctcttttctctgtgTTATTATTGTAGATCTAGGACTATGTTGTACTCAGATTAAGGAAAGAAGAGAAATCCTACTCGATCCATACACTGTGTGATCCTAGAaatctaacaatggtatcagtcgCCTACACACGTGTAGATCGAGGTCAGGAAAGATAGTTTTGAGTGTGAATCGAAACAACAGTCAAAGAAAAGCAACTCGATCTCGGATCGAAAAGTTTCAAACCCTATCATTCGAACTCGAATCGATAGAATCAGAGCAAGAACAGATCGAATCGATGGCAAATCGAACTCAAcaatcaaaccctaaccctaaccctagagatAAAAGGGCGCGGGACCTACCTGGTCCGCGTGCCACTGCCGTCGCTGGTGCGTGTGACGcgcttgcgccgccgctcgccggactTCGCGGCACAGTCGAGCCGCCTGCTCGCTGCTCCGGGACGCCGGGGTCGCGTGTGCGGGGCCCGAAAGCGTGGCTCCGTCCACGgccggctcgacggcggcgcgctcacccTCTGGCGAGCACACGCGCCGGCGAGCAAGCCGCGACGGCGCCGtcccgcccgctccgcccggCCACCATGGCCAGTGGCCGTCGCCACTGCATAGcgtggagagagaaggggggagAGAATGatcctagggtttggggcgcggCTACGGCGACGCGGGTTTTGATCTGGCGAAAACCGCGGACGACCGTCCGATCGTAATCAACGGCCGCGATAGCGTCTCGCCTTCTGGGCCGGCAAGCGGCCCATGCGGGCGGGGGAggggacgccgcggcgggccgattcggcggcccggccgttggctgtcgggcctcgggcccaaagaaaggtGGCCGAGCAGGCCGCGGGCCGGTTTTGCTTCTGGGCCGCCTGAACAGTGTTTCGTTttattgttttttctattttttcagaaGTAATTTCAATAGTTTTTTGAATGGTTTTGATTATcgtttgatctctattcaattttgcaccaacgtgtttATTATTTAGAGATAAAAATT contains:
- the LOC120706701 gene encoding cation transporter HKT8-like; translation: MGLLHVPSSSRTKSFYHLLLFHVHPFWIQLSYFLFVSLFGFLMLKALPMKTSAVPTPSGLDLIFTSVSATTVSSMVAVEMESFSNSQLLLMTLLMLLGGEVFTSMLGLHFTYTKLKLKKREEQSHDHEVINGPPPATSLELAPMGAPPAAVTLDQMETGFIKNQRDFTSIARLLMFIVLGYLVVVHLAGYTLVLVYLCAVAGAREVLIGKKINPSTFSIFTVVSTFANCGFVPTNEGMVSFKSFPGMLLLVMPHVLLGNTLFPVFLRLSIRALERVTGRPELGELLVSGGPAAVASAIGYGHLLPGARTRFLALTVAAFLAVQLVLFCAMEWGSDGLRGLGAFQKLVAALFMSVNSRHSGEMVVDLGAVSSAVVVLYVVMMYLPPYTTFLPVAVEDHHEQKREEKSKTTSSRSVWQQKLLMSPLSCLAIFIVVICITERRQIADDPINFSVLNIVVEVISAYGNVGFSTGYSCAGQVKPNGSCRDAWISLSGKWSREGKLALMVVMFYGRLKSFSLHGGQVWKLG